AAGCAGGAAACTTGGGGGAAAATTAAGTTGACGTGACTACCTGCATTAAACAGGTATTTTAAGAACAAGTAGAGATTTACAGGTCAGGAGATACCTTGATCTGTGTCAAAAAAGGTAACAGATACTCCCTTTAAAGTCATGGTTAACCAgtgaatttattttcctaattctTCATGAGCTAGAGATCTACCCTCATAGCTtccaaaaagacaaaaccagttAGCTTTAATTAGTCAGTATTAAATCTAAGCCCCTCTGCCTAATGACTGAGGCAGAATCTTTCAATGAATTACTCAAAATGGCAGAACATAATTTCTCAATTCAAAGAGTGCCTTCTGACATTCAGATTCCCGTGTCCCATTTCTACACACAGTGGTTTCTCCTCGCTTTTGTTCTAGCGCTGTTTGCTCACAAGAGCACTTACCCTGTCTGGACTTCCCACATTTTGATAGTTTTATCCCTTGAGGCAGAAACTATATGATCTCCATTGGGCATGATGGCTACCGAAGAAACGTTATGATCATGAcctaaaaacaaaataaagcctTTATTAAGTGACACTGGCAGAGTTTTCACAGAGCACGCAggacttgcctttttttttatcttggtGAAGTAGCTGTAGTAGCAGAGCATGCTTTATTGAATAATCTTTACATGTAAACTTGAAATTTTATGAAATAATCATCCATATTTTTAGAACTCACACAGTCCAGACATTGAGCATCCTTAAAGGCCCTTTTTGTTTACTTGCGTATACCTATGGatggatgtttatttttttaagtctcAAACATGCTCTATTTCTACTCACCACTTCTAAAAGATGAtcataaaagcaagaaaaaagctCTTACATAAGACTATAAAAAACATTTGCTGTCAATATTAGAATCTTATAGCTGTGGGTGTTGtactttctcatttttcctATGGCTTTCAAACCCAGCGCAAAGGGAACGTTCCCGTGTGATCAAACACATGCAGCCGAACCCCGCATGGAGCAGCCACAACTACTCTGGCACTGATTCCTCCCTTCCTGTAGCCCTGCATCAGGAACACAGAGGCCTGAAGGAAGGAATATTTCACCCATTTGAAGGCAGTTTTACTGTCTAGCaagcatttaatatttaaagCTGAAATCCCTGTCATTTTATTTCAGCATCATTATGAGATGCTTCCTACACCATCATGCATAGTAGATTTAAGATGCTATTTCATTCCATAAACACTGCATGCCTCCCCTATTTACAGAGCACTCAAATTATAtccccccctttttcttttagaaaatacTCTGGTCTATAACCCCTTTCCACATCAGCAGTTTTCctggattagaaaaaaaacaaaacaaaacaaaaaaccaaacccaaaaaaaactcTTCACTTTACAGACTGCTAAATCAATCCCTTTATACCTTACCATGCATAGTTCTGATGCACTCAAAGCCCTGGAAATCCCATAGCTTAATGGTCATATCAGCAGAACAAGAGGCCAAGAGTTTGCCAGTGTGGTCAAAGGAAATATCTTGCACAGAGTCTGTGTGCCCCTTCAGGGTTCTCTCAAAGTCTCCTGTCTCATAATCCCACACCTGACAAGGGAACAGACAACCTGTTAGCAGCAGCCCATTACTCTTGGTATTCTCCAGCCTCGCATTTGCACTCTGCAGGCCAGTCTGGCACCTTATTCAATAATTAATCAAGCAAGAGACAGACAGCCCTAAAAAAGCTTAAcagtagagaaaaataaatttctttttatgtgATTTTGTTACGTATAAATTAACTGAAATCATGCATtttgaaaactgcttttcagCTAACGTTAAGCATTATAAGCCCAACAGGAGAACAAGTTTCACTGCACTGATGTTACCCATTCCACAGCCAGTTGTGTGGAACACACACATACCTTTATTGTGGCATCCTCTGAAGCAGAGACCATAACACTGAACACTGGATGGAAGATTACTCGAGTGACAGGACTCCTGTGCCCACTCAACGCATACTTCTCTGGAGGACGAGGAATCCACTCTTTAGGGTCTCGTTTCTGACCAAGAGGTCCACCTGATGTAAATTCTTCCTTAGCTTCATTCAGCTTCGATTCTAATTCCATTACCTAAGTGTAAGAATTTTAAAGAGaccttttatttcccattttataCAAGACCTAATTCACCTTCTTCACTAATAATCCAAATAACAACTGACTCCAAAACTCATAGTAAAGCAAAGATTGCATGGATCAAAACTGATTACCAACATCCAGTAGCACtggttttaaaaatcaaacataaattaataatttatagcttattctttaataatttataGTTAATTCTTAATAATTTAATCATTaatcatttattattttcaaattcccaaatattttaacaggaaaaaaatagttctaaaaaaatcccctctaCTCACACACTGAGTACATCTGGATTACTATTGTGCCAAACTACCAAAGAAGGTTGTGCTAACAAAAAGGAATGCTACTGCTGCAGGAATTCTGTGTCCTGTTGGAGCTAGCACACACATTAACCAACAACAGAAACACTGGAGGGCTAATAAACCCTTGCTGTATTAACCTGCACATGGGATAGGACTTTACTGTTAACACACTGATTTTAgggttggtttctttttttttttattttgctttaaatacaCTCTTGAGCCACTGAAGCATGACTAAAAACAGTTTTGTACTCTCCACTTGCAGCACAATCCCTCACTGGAATGCACTGGAGCTAATGGCTCCTTCCCTCTAGGGCCGTGGCCAAGGACAATAGGCAGCACCgatttttcctccctcctaGCCCAGCCTGACCCTCTGCACACAGCGATTCCATCTCCCTGCTCACCAGCTGCCTCAAGGCACTTCTTGCCTCTCCAGCTTCAGGACTTTACATGCTGAATGCTTTCTGGACTAATTTTTAATATGTGCACATCCAGCAGATCTCTACTTACCTTCTTTTGTAATCTTATAACAGatgtccattttttttccagaagtccAGCATACTTCTTATCTAACTCTTCATTCTGAGAAGAAGCATttaaagaaagaggaagaaaagcaacacagaaaaacaaacatcagaGATGTAGAAGGAACTAAGTGCTGCACTTGCTTTCCATTACAAAATTACAGTCTCATACTACAATAATCCTGAATGAGATGAAGATAACAGACATAGAAAATAACCATGCCAAGGCTTACTCCACAGCAGATAAAAGCTCTGGGGACTTGCTACCTTGGTCAGAGACAGATGTTAATCTACTGCTATAGGGAAGCACTTGTGAAAGCCGGAGTTATTTGCATGAATCATCTatacaaaaattaaatctttcttTGTAGAGCTACATATCAATCATTCCAATTTACTCAAATAATTTCAGCCTTTACCTTTTCTTTCCACTTTAGTATAGGCCACTCCAATTCAGATTTTCTTGCATAAAAGTCACAAAACTTTTAGCAACTGCGTTTTCTCTTTCCCTCAGGACCATCTAACCTATTTAGATTGCTTTCCTAAGCTTTGGGAAGAGGAGACTAAATTAGGTTGATAGATAAGGCAGATAGGGAAATGATACTAGGATTTTCAATTCTAAGTATGGCATTTCAATTTGTCATTTCTACTTATTTATTCAATACTAGTAgcaaaatggagaaattaagtCAGACTTCAAGCATTTTGGAAAAAGAACAATGCAAGATATGTAATAAAGAAAAGGCAAGGATTTATCCTGAGGATCTATCCAGCACACAGAAGTTTACTACTCAATCCAGCTGTAGCCATATGAAATGCACACCTCCTGTGCTAATAGGTGGCAAAGTTAAAAATTATACCAAATTATCTGTGACAAAAGTAAATCAACAGAATGAAGTTACAAGAAATGACTGGTCTGAGTCACTGGCATTGTACAGTCTAAGCAAACAGAGCTGCTTACCAGAGCTGGTCACACGATCACTGGTATGGACTGGAAGGGACCTAGAATCTCATTTTGTTCCATCACCCCTGCTGAGgaggaacaccttccaccagcccaggctgctccaagccccgtccaacctggccttatTGGATGATGAATCTCTATTAGTGTTTCAGCCCGCCCTCCTACTACATGGGTTACCCCAAGAGGTATGCAACAGATTCAGGCAACGACTTAACTCCTGACCCAACTTAAATCTCAGAATTTTCCAACATTGGCTCTGTATGACAAAGCAGAGGACAAAAGTAATCCAGTTTTGTCTTCCTGTTTCTCAAAGATTCCCAGTGAACTAAGTCTCCAAAGTTACACAGTCTCAGACCATTTCAAATCTGGTTATAGTACCATTTGCTCAGAAATGGTCAACTCACCCAAtgattatttttcccttttctggtAAGGCAATAAGCTGTGCGAGCTCATCACCTCCTCTTCTTAAACTGAGCTAACAGGTAGGTAACAGACACACGGGTCCAGAACAGATGAAAATGCTGTAAAACTGACTTCTGAACTAAAATACAGGTGAAGAATCTTGTTTGAACTCACCACATCTAATTCAGCTTCCTTTTTAAAAACCGAATATGCCTCCTCGTAGCCATTGGAACGGAGGTAATCTGCTATCGCTCGATTTCTacaaaacaacattttaaatacaatttaagGACTTGGAGAAATACTGTCATCACAACATAGTGCATTCTGATTAGATTCTTGTCTACGTTACAAAGTAAAACAGCAACAAATTTCCAGAATTTACTCAAGATAACTGCAGAATTCACAGATTGCAGCTTATATTGCAATGTGCTTACTGCAAATTGAAGAACCCATTTTTTATGCCATCAGTAactttgaaattatattttcataatttcccAATTCTAGTTTCAAATACCAGCAGTTCTATCAAAAATAAAGAGTAGAGAGATCCAAACCACAATACACAGTACTTAAAGGGCATGTGAACACAGACACTCTAAAATCTATTCTGGAACAAATGCTAATAATTGAAGTTTAACAAAAATGCAACACAAACTTAAAAACAATGATCCCTTACAGTTCATCTCGTTGCCTTTGTGACAGCACCATCGTGGCTGAGATGTCAGGTTAACGTGATCGAGCAGTGGCTTCTCCTCAAGAGCTGAAGTCTTGGGAACCCAGGATCCACAATTCAGTCTGCCACAGTGGCTTAAATCACAAGTATTTCCCCAGATGTGAAATTGAATAGGAAATCCAGAGGCATTCAACACAGAAGATTCAATCCATCTACAAGGACAAGAAAGAGATATTATTTGTTTCCTCGAAACAAGCATTCCTCAGGTAGCTTTCCTAGATTTATCCAAACAGCATCTTTAAAGACTCTGGCTCTACCCCAGCATGGGGCCCTTGCAGCTACACTGCTACACAACTGCAGCACACAAATGACTTTTCCTACTCCAGTACCACCACCCGAGGGAGTTTCAAAGAACCTTTGACTAAGAGACAATACTTTTCTTTTCAATCATGTGTTAACGTAGTTTACTTAGAGTTAATATCCATCTCGACAATGTTTAGGGCATGGCAAATTTTTAAACAGTCCTCCAATCTGATCAGAGTGGCACCATTACCATGGAAGAGCTGCCACAGGCCCACGACTGCAGTTGGGCTCAGGCAGTGGAGTGATCACAACACCTCTGGCAATGCCAGCCAATTCGGGATACAGCTGAAACCCGACACACTCGAGGTAGTTCAAGTCAGTGGAGCTGTGCTTTTCCAAAACACAGACTCATTAGTATGCTTTGATTCAGAAACATGAACTGCAGCATTCTCAGTGCACAATCTGCTTCAACAGGGCAGCTTCAAGCTCTGACACAGTGACATCACCAAACTCACATTGCCTTTGCTTTCTGCACTGCAGGGACCTTGCGAGCACCATGACCATGGGAAGTGCTGAAATGGCACTTCTTGCATGCCTGGCAGGTTCTGTAGAGAACGCATCATTCActcaggctgctcagcaagtCCGACCGACCAACCAGCCCTCAGCACCGAGATAAACCGAGGCAACACACAGAGGCTCAGAGACATCAGGTGGGTTTGTAAATGTTCTAGTCACTGCTTGAGGACTTGCATGCTCCCGCTGCCTCACCTCTGCCCCTCCCTAGGCACACACGCACACTGACTTCAGTATCACAGTTCAATAACAATGTCAGTAAGGAGCCTCCTTTAAACAGGACGCTGCTATGATAAATGTAAGGGAAATACTAAGCTTATATCATTAATGGCTACTTATTCATCACAGGGGACCAGAGGCTTCTTGCTAAAGCTATATGGCCCTGCTGTCTGCTTCAAAATGAGCTTAAGCTGCAAGTTGCTTGTTTTCACCCTACTGGTGGATCTTCCACATTAAATGCTGCACACTGTAATACTACCTGCAAGCCAGTTACGATAGAAACACTCTGAACAGGAAATGCCTATTTTAATTAGTCTAACTTCTTCCCCAATAGCTATTTCAGAAACAATTCAGCTGTAAACTAACAGCACAGGTCTCATCCtttcagaaaacagaagcaaacaTTTCACCTCCTCTTGTCCCATAAGCTAATTCATGCCAGGTAAAGAGACAGCTGGGTTTCAGGAGATGTCCGGAGCTCGGTACAGAGCAGAGGACCACATGCAAATTCCCAGGAATTTGGTTAACATCAAAAGGAAGGCCCTGCAGTGCTGAGAGGCGCCCGCAGAGGGCGCGCCGCGGGACAGCCGGAGCGGAGCGGGCTCGGACCGGGACTGGGACCGGGCACTGCCGAACCCCGGCGGCGCTGCGGGAGCGCCGGAGCACAGCGCACACACctccgggaccgggaccgggcaCTGCGGAACCCCGGCAGCGCTGCGGGAGCGCCGGAGCACAGCGCACACACCTCCGACACCTGCCTGCGGGCCTGCCGGGGCTCGGGAGCGCCGGAGCACCGCGCACACACctccgggaccgggaccgggcaCTGCGGAACCCCGGCGGCGCTGCGGGAGCGCCGGAGCACCGCGCACACACctccgggaccgggaccgggcaCTGCGGAACCCCGGCAGCGCTGCGGGAGCGCCGGAGCACAGCGCACACACCtccgggaccggcaccgggaccgggaccgggcaCTGCGGAACCCCGGCGGCGCCGGAGCACCGCGCACACACCTCCGAGACCTGCCTGCGGGCCTGCCACGGACACACCCGAACGTGGGATCTGTACTATGAACCGCCTCTATGCAGTGAATGCCTAGCAAACCCAGTGCCAGCGTACTGACTCCGGTAAAAAATCCCAGTATCTCATTAATTTGGTAGATGCAATTATAGcacttgtttaaaaataacagcaacTAAGTTTGTAAGGCCATCTTTCACATGTCATCTatttagaaatgcattttcccTGTCAAATGTAAAGTAACCTCAAACTTCTCCATATCCTAGATCCACTTCCCAACGCCTGGGCTGCTCCACAATGTAACTCTGAATTGTTAGTGAGAAACATATCCCAGAATGGCAAAGCAACTACTCCTGCTATTAGCAAATTACAGCTGAGCCAAAGCCACCAACCAACTGATCTACAGCATCTCACTCCTCCAGAAAGGGTCTGTTCCAAGCACCCTGCCAGTATTCCTAACTTTTAACTACAAAGCCACCTGAATAGAAGGTGCAGTATTTTTAAGACTGCCTCTTTCATagataaaaccagaaaaaacaaaacaaaaacaaccagaGCCCACTGtacacaaagaaaaaaccaaaacgaacaaaaaacccacaaacaaagaACCCACCCAAGCAGGAGTGTCCAAAGCCAAAAGGACCATCATTAATTACACACCTGTGCCACTATGTGAactaccctttttttttcagttggagCAGACTTTGTGACATACAGGCTTCAGCAAAGCAAGACTAAACAGTCCTCCTCCATCACCTATCAGCCATCACCTCCAACAGTTCAGCTATGAGaggcagctggagctctgggggaACCCTGGTGaacaaaaacaacccacaaagCTTGCCTCAAACTGATCACTTTGTATCAGCATATTAAGGCAGCATCAAGACAGGGTTAGATattcttctgaaagaaaaggtGTCTTTGCATGAGAATTTTACTCTGTCCACTATTAAATACAGGAAAAAGCACACTGAACCTAGCCATGCATGGAGTAACAGCTACTAATTAAGTGTGAACCAGGATGTGCCTTAATATCCACTTAGACTCCTCCAAGTTGTAGTTTCTAACTTAAAACCTATCTGATTCCTATCAATAGTCTGCATATACAAAAGCACCAAGTGACAAACCTCTGCATAAGGACAGTAACAGAGGGCTACAGGTATTCTCAGCAAGATCAAGTGTCTTTGTAAGCCTTTTAAAATTGGGAGCTGGCAGAACACCTACCGCTGGCACAGATATGACACATGCAATGGACACCTCTCACTcctcctggcagcacaggaCCTGCACAGTTTTCTAGAACAACACAAATCATTCCTTACCTATACCAAACATACTCCTCAGCTCCACTAATGGCAGCAGATCCTCAGCAGGCAACTGCACCTCAGCCCAAGTGCCCACCTTTCCACTTAGCTACAGATCAGCTTTTATACTCAGGACTGGCAGAAACATCAGAGCAGTAAGAATAGCAGACTTAGTTCAGTCTTTTGGTGCTGCAGGACTACAGTGCCATACTAAAGcataatctttaaaaatacattaattttaaaagagacatCCAAGAATCATCACAGGCCAGAATTTTTCCCTGCACAAGTTTCTAAATCACAGAGAATTACTGATGAAGAGCAACAAACTGAGCAGGAATACCTAAAAAGCAGAAGAATCCTCACCTGTAAAGGAAGGTAAAGACAGCAAAATGCAGATTCTTCTGacctcatttgaaaaaaaaaaaaaattgtgaccCTCTGTCTCTTCATGTCTGACCATTGCCCCCCTTCTCCCTAAACTGGGGTTCAAAGGCTCCTGGGCGTCGCACTGAGGACACGCTCGCTGCCGCCGCAGGGGCCCCGAGgccccggctctgccccgcggTGCCGCCCGGGCAGCACACGCCCCTTGGGCAGCCGGCTGCCAGCGGGCACCCAGCCGGGCACCCAGCCAGCCCCGCCACGCTGGCAGGGCACCGGCCCGGCACGGACAGAACACCCTCTTCGCCAGCGCGACTAAGGATCCAAGagactgctgctgctcctgccttcaAACACTGCGCTCTCCCACCGATGGCTATCAGCGCGGTTCAAGTGCTTCCGAGATTACTGGAAAACTTCACAATAACTTAATGAGAGACCTGCAAATGATTCATAAATGCATCaacagcaaaatgaaacaaGTTCAGCTCCACTTGTTAGCTGAGACAGCTCTACAGGAGGTACCCAAGCACAATAGCTACATGCTCAGTCACAGAAATGAGgtagagaaaaaataatcactttCAGGCAAGAGATTCCCCTCAGCTCATCTATGTTACGCCAATAAATGATATGCCTTGGCTTGTAGGTATTTCTATGACTGTGTTCATACTTGCTTCAGGAGacacttaaatattttctatacGTATTCTccaaatgaaactgaaaaacaGATTATGGAACCAAATTAATTCATCAGCATTTTAGTCTCAACCTGACAAAAATACTTGTTCATTTACCAGAACCTGCATCAAGCAAGAGCAGAATCACTGGAATCAAAATTCCTAAAAGTGCCCATTCTATACACACAAAAAAGTAAATCAAATTTAGTCTGTAAATTTCTTCAGAGTTCATTATGATTTTGTTTAGCAGAGTATACTGGACGCTAAACAGTACTACAGTTTGGGTTATATACCTAAGCCCttccaaatccccattttcagAAGTGTATCCTGAGGTACCAAATTCTACCATCACAACAAACCTCGGCATCTTTCACAGGATTATGTCAGTAAGTTTGGTTCAAAGTTCTCCACTGCCTTTGTCTGCTCCCATCAAGTGTGTCAAAAACACTTTTAAGGACCAACACCATAAACACACCCCTAAAACGGCTCAAATTACTAGCAGTGCCTATTTCTGCTGTTCAGAAAAAGTCACAGTAGGAGTCACCCCCAACTAAGCTGTGATCCATCTCACCCATAGTAAGCCCCAGAGGGAGgcacagcaaacccagctgtgccagtgcctttGTCACTGGCAGTGCTCTGCTACCACATCGAGGTGCACAAAGACCAAAAATCAGCTTCAGCTTCATTCCTtggttcagcagcagcagcagtgaacTGTTCCATACACCAGCACCACCACCCCAGGttcattctgctgctgctgtccagcacCCCCATGGTAGTGCATATCCCAAATATATGTACATGGCTCCTCCAGGAACTTAGCAGTAAATTAATTCAATTTCTGCAGTTTTTATGACCATTGCTTAGGCTCCATAAACAGTCTTTGCCACAAAAACACAAGCTATGTACACTAAACATGTAACTGTAGCTCATTATATTAAACATTAGAAGAGATACATGGCATCAATTACAGAGCTAAAGCATCAGTAGATACAGAACAGACCAGCAGAGTATAGTTCTGAAAGCTCAACAAAGCTTTagctcagcactgctgtgctttAGGAATTGTACATATTTGCAGAATTCTAATACTTTAGTTAACTCAGCTTCAAGACCATTTTTTCTGTAAGTAATATTATGAcaacatttttaattatattctCCAATAATGTTtattgaaagaaacaaaatcagagGTCACTTTGGCAGATTGCCAGCTCAGGCACACCTAATACAAAGAATTTGGTGTTAAAAAGGCACATGAGCCATCACCAGCATCAGAAACACAAAACTGAGTACACACTATGAAATCAATTGAGAGTTTTTCATTACTCACATTTAGGTTCAAATTTAAATCTTATCATTTAAAATGTCAATAACacatataaaacaaaacatatcCAGCTACATGCTAGCAATTTTCAAGTATCAttcttaaaagtttttttttacctcaaaGAAAACTCCTGGAGTTTATTTCTGAGTTAATGTACACAAAATCCTACTTCAGTTAGCTCCCTCTCTTCAGCTAATTTTACAATCCCAGTGGAAGGCCAGTCACTTATGAAAACAAAAGGCCACCAAAAAGAGTAACTGAATTGATATATCAGAATTAAATTCCACAATTCTTTAAAGCTGAAAGGATCCATTTGTGCATTACTA
The Taeniopygia guttata chromosome 19, bTaeGut7.mat, whole genome shotgun sequence DNA segment above includes these coding regions:
- the PAFAH1B1 gene encoding platelet-activating factor acetylhydrolase IB subunit beta, translating into MVLSQRQRDELNRAIADYLRSNGYEEAYSVFKKEAELDVNEELDKKYAGLLEKKWTSVIRLQKKVMELESKLNEAKEEFTSGGPLGQKRDPKEWIPRPPEKYALSGHRSPVTRVIFHPVFSVMVSASEDATIKVWDYETGDFERTLKGHTDSVQDISFDHTGKLLASCSADMTIKLWDFQGFECIRTMHGHDHNVSSVAIMPNGDHIVSASRDKTIKMWEVQTGYCVKTFTGHREWVRMVRPNQDGTLIASCSNDQTVRVWVVATKECKAELREHEHVVECISWAPESSYSTISEATGSETKKSGKPGPFLLSGSRDKTIKMWDISTGMCLMTLVGHDNWVRGVLFHSGGKFILSCADDKTLRVWDFKNKRCMKTLNAHEHFVTSLDFHKTAPYVVTGSVDQTVKVWECR